In the Zingiber officinale cultivar Zhangliang chromosome 5A, Zo_v1.1, whole genome shotgun sequence genome, ATACACTTTTTCGGGTAAAAGGCAGatttgaagaatttttttttcatcgTGCATGGTAAAAATGGCAGATTTAGCGTATGGGGTTCTTTAACATGTCAATTTTGTTTTCATAGAACTATTTCTTTTGGCATGATGCCTACAACTGTCAACACTGGAAGACCCACTTTATTCTTGTCAATATCTGGTAGCTTCTTAGATTTTTCCCAATATGCTGCAGGTTACTCGAGATGCAAACTATAAGCGGAACATTGGAAGACCCACTTTATTTCCAGTTCTTCTTTTGTCCTCCTCCACTTGTTTCTTGAAGTCACCAAAAGTGAACTGCTTGTAGTGGGAAGGCTCACTGTAGCTCCCTATTATGGAATCCATTGATGGGCAAAGGAAATAGGCAACTGAGTATCTATCTGCCTCAGAATTGCTCATTACCTTGTGCTCTACACTCTTGTAGAAATCATTGCTCCATGCCTGGAACGAATCAGATTAATCAACATATAGTTGAAGGGTAGATTCTCATCTGCATCAGTTAAAATAAAAGGTGGCTGTTCTGTGGTTAATTCTATGCATGTGTGGATGGAACTACTATTGAACTGATGTCATTAGCCATGGCTTGTCGAGCTCTGGTGCAATTATTAACTATGTAGTTCCCTACCACCGCAAAAAAGTTATCTCAAAGAATGCTAATCAATGAAGTAATTTGAAACTTGAAAGTGCTGCCTTGAAAAGGAATGGGATGGCCAATATTTTGTGTGCAGAAGATACCTGAAAGAGATCACCAATGTTGACTATAAGAGCATCTTGGTTAGGTTTCACAGCATACCAACTAGAATCCTTCCTCAATTGGAGGCCTCCAACCTGATCTTGACTGAGGATGGTGAGGAAGTCACTGTCTGTGTGAGGCAATAGGCCAAAGGTGCCCAGTGAATGAGGGCACGGAGGATAATGGTTCAGGCGGAAATAGTTTGTGCTCATACTGCATTTTTCGGCAATAAAATCCCCTGGAAACCCCAAGTTCTCAGCTAGAACTCTTGCAAGCACGTGAGCAAGGTCTGTCATTGCACTTCCCAGCTTTTCCATTGTCTCCCTGAAATAAGTTATATGCTACTATCTTTCGGTATTATGATTTATCATAGTTTGATCATATTGATCTTACACTAGAGTTATTTTGTCATTTATTGGTTTTGGGGGGCAATTATTCTAACTTTGGAAGCAAATGATAAACATTACTACTTAATCATCATAGTTGTCAAATGAGTGTTACCCTAACTCTGATTATGTTTTCTCATATTCCAAAGAAAAGATGAAAATGTCTAAACACAAACaacagattaagaaaagaaaagatgaaGATAATGTTTCATGGGTGCAATAGGTTGATGGTAAGCATTTTTGAATTTAGGTGGATTCAGGAATGCATACCTAAGAGAACTGAACTCCAAGCTGCACCATTCTTGGTCTTCAATAATCATTTTGAGAGGTACAAGGAAGTTCTCCGACCATGGGAGTTGAGTGAGAGATTTTGCCATGGGGTTTCCCCAACTATAGGTTCCTTTTAGGATTTTGGAGCTCTTTTCTTCAAATGGCTTGGCGAACAATCTCTGCTGCTCCTTCCTCATCTCCTTGAGTAGTTCAGATCTGATCCCATGGTTTATCACAATGAAGAAGCCCCATTCAGTTGCTGCCTTTGCAATGGCCGAAGCACAAGGCCGCCTCTCTTCTTCATCATCCGTCATCCTCAACGTGCTTATGTCGATCAGTGGGAGCTCACACTCCTCCATGACTTCTGAGCATTGAAGGTTGGAGGAGTTGGAGAGGAAAGCTCCATACCTTTCTTTGAGGGGAGGGTCAGACAAGGCTTTGGAGTATTGCATCACGGTTAATTTTCCTATAGTTTCACACTATACTCACTGAATGGTGAAGCTTAGAAATCTGGACGAGTGGGTGGTCTTTATATAAAGAGAAAAATCTGAGGGAGGATAGAGAGAAATGCCAAGAAAATGGCAATTCACTTGACAAAACAAGGGGAAATTGTAAAAATGAAAATAAGATGGTAAGGGAGACTGTAATGTAAATTTTATATGCTAAACTGAGTGTGGTGACTTGTCCACCATAGCTGGCTGGAATAGCAGGATATGCTTCATTTGTCATATCAATATCAGATTAATTGGGATAAGGTGAGGGCATAGGATGATATATCTTGTATCAGAATTCTGCTGCAACGGTTCAACAAGTAATCATTGGAGAAATGGTCTCAAAAACTAGAGTACTATTTATTTGGAAACACGGAGAGAGGGAAAAAGGGTGCAAATGGGGATGTGGAAATGGAGGGGTCGAGGGGAGGTATTTCTTTTCTCATCAATCAACTGAGTTCTACACTTTCCCTAAAATATATGACAATGTATCTAACATATTTTGATAAAGGGGAAGGTtggatttgatttaatcaaaaAGATGTACAGGGGAAGAGTTTAGGATTCATACAAGACATTTGTATTTCCAAGTATATAATGCCTAAAACTAATTGGGATCAATACGAGACtttttaagaaatctattatcGAATAGTAGTTTGTTAAAATTGTCATGCAATTGTTCAAGTGTACACCTTTTGGTGCACCGGGAAGCACACCTTGGGGCTCCCCATACATCCAGGATTCAAAACCCAAATTCGCCTCCTGCATTTGAACCACTGGGACCGCTAGGTCATTGTGTGGACCTCCACGTGTTTCTAGATTTACCCCCggtggccggtgggaaactttCGTGAGGTTAGGCCAGTCACTTTCATGATTAGTCAGATCATAAGACTTGGATACCTAGATTACGAAAAAAAATGTGCACCTTTTGTTAATACATGTGGGTCATTATTTTAGCAACTTCTAAGATTATAGAGTTGTGTTAGAACCATTATTGAACAAGTAGTTACGTATGAATGGGATGTAAGAATTCCAGAAGTTAAAACTTGCCAACAATACTTCCATTTTGCTTATTTGGGTGGAAAGCTGACAGGGGAAGAAGGAAGTGactttaaattttgtttatttggATAAAAAGGAAGGATTGAAATATTGGAAAATGCTTTGATTAAGGCCAATCCATCATTATTTATAAACACTATCCATAAACCGCCTCTAAAATCAATCTCATTGAACATTCTATGTAGATTGTTATCAATGTGTTTAAAATATAGATGTCAGCCCATTGTGCTGGTTGTTAAAATTGGTATTGTTATCCATATGTGACTTTCCAAAAACTTAGGTGTTACAATATGGAATCAATAAAGATTAGGTAGATCaagtaagaaaagttttaaaaaaattcagaaaatataaactaattttttttttactttcttcattttaatttgatatcatattaataattaatatagAGAAGGAAATAAATTATCATAATAGTcaacaattgaaaaaaaaaagaaattgaagATAATCTCAATTTGGCACCTCaacaataaaaggaaataaattgaaaaaaattaaaaaataaagcgCCTGCAGTAATTAGAGATTTGATTTTTTGTTATTtggtaattaatattttttatttaaataattaataggaattaattataaaatacctACTAAATTATCATATTttcttatttataaattttatttccttatttACTATTGAATTAAGTTTATAAAAGGAGTTTAAAGTCTTATTCTTTAATTAGATTTTTCACTTTTCTTCTCTACGTGAGAATTGACTCCTTCAGGTGAAGATCATGTTTTGCCATCCGTGTCACATCAATAAAATTTATAGTAATCGAATAATAAttagataaaataaaatatttttaatatgcaAATCAAATTTGAAAGAGGAAGAACAAAAAAAAGACTTATTTaggaacaataaaataaaatttatttaaatatagatgataatataataggGGATATAATCCAATGAAGTAGCAGGATCTATATAGCTGAtaccacctagtgggataagacttagttgttgttattgttgtacaATATTGTCTATTGTATTAACCAAGCAAACAATATGATCaatgattttattatttataataatGATCTGATCATTCAATGAAGAGATCAAAGTCTAATCAAGCTTTGCAGATCATATTTTCTCTTCAACTTAGCTAGCTCATACACAAGTTTGGAAAGCGTTCAGATGCTTCT is a window encoding:
- the LOC121980638 gene encoding gibberellin 2-beta-dioxygenase 8-like; protein product: MQYSKALSDPPLKERYGAFLSNSSNLQCSEVMEECELPLIDISTLRMTDDEEERRPCASAIAKAATEWGFFIVINHGIRSELLKEMRKEQQRLFAKPFEEKSSKILKGTYSWGNPMAKSLTQLPWSENFLVPLKMIIEDQEWCSLEFSSLRETMEKLGSAMTDLAHVLARVLAENLGFPGDFIAEKCSMSTNYFRLNHYPPCPHSLGTFGLLPHTDSDFLTILSQDQVGGLQLRKDSSWYAVKPNQDALIVNIGDLFQAWSNDFYKSVEHKVMSNSEADRYSVAYFLCPSMDSIIGSYSEPSHYKQFTFGDFKKQVEEDKRRTGNKVGLPMFRL